GCTCGACCTCGCCGCCGAGGCCGGCGTGGACGACGTCCACCTCATCGCCGCCCTCGCCCTGCACCGCCGCATGACCGAGGCCGAGCTGCGCCACGCCGTGGGCGACCGGGTCTACGACGCGTTCGCCCCCGACGGCCTGCTCTACAACTTCGACGCCGAGGACCGCGACAACCTCGCCTTCCTGGGCGAGACCGAGAAGGGCGAGGAGGTCGAGATCTCCAAGCGGGCGGCCGAGAGCGACCTCGTCGTCTATGTGAACATCAACCTCGTCTCGATGGACGGCGGCCACAAGAGCACGGCCACGGGCCTGGCCAGCTACCGCAGCCTGCGCCACCACCACAACGTCCACACCATGCAGCACTCCACCTCGTTCATGGACCAGGAGCACTCGGCCCTGCACTCCGCGAACTGGCGCATGGGCAAGGTCATCCGCGACGCCGGCGTGAAGGTCTTCCAGATCGAGACCACGGTGAACAACAACGTGTTCGGCACCGAGGGCCCCATGAGCGTGCTGCAGAAGCGCGAGTGGGAGTGGAGCGCCAAGGACCGCGCCAGCTTCCTGGCCATGTCCAAAGGCCTGAAGCGCATGCCCTCGAAGGCCAAGCGCTCGGTCTTCAACGGCTGGCGGGCCCCCATGGGCATGACCGGCGTGTACGCCGGCGAGATCGAGGCGGTGCACAAGCTCACCACCGCCGACGTCTACCGCCAGCAACTCGTGCCGGTGGAGGGCCAGACGGACATCCTCACCATGGGCCTGCCCTACATCTGCCCGTACAACGTGAATTCGGTGATGAACCCGATCCTGGTGATGTGCCTGGGCCTCGGGTACTTCTTCAACATGTACAAGGGCCGGCCCCTCGTGCGTGAGGGCGGCGTGCTCATCATGAGCCACCCCACTCCGTGGGAGTTCCACCCCGTCCACCACCCCAGCTACATCGACTTCTTCGAGCAGGTGCTGGCCGAGACCACCGATCCGGTCGAGATCGAGAAGAACTTCGAGAAGAGCTTCGCCGAGGACGAGTGGTACCGGCACCTGTACCGGACGTCGTACGCCTACCACGGCGTCCATCCGTTCTACATGTGGTACTGGGGCAGCCACGCCCTGAAGCACCTGGGCGCCACGATCATCGTGGGCGGCGACACCCGGGCCGTGCGCCGCCTCGGCTTCAAGCCGGCGTCGACGCTGCAGGACGCGCTGGAGATGGCCTCGGACGTGGTCGGCCGCGATGCCTCGATCACCCACTTCCACAACCCGCCCATCCTCATGGCCGACGTGTCGTGAGCCTCGCGAGCGTCGTGCGCTGATGCCGTCGCCTCTCGTCTCCCGTGGCCGATCGTCCGGTGGGGTGCCCAACCCCCGCGCGCTCGTGTCCGGGTGGCTGCGGAAGCAGTCGTTCCCGATCACGGCGCCGACGACGCCGGGCACGGTCGAGCCCGTCGAGCGCCCCGGCAAGGTCGGCGCCGACTACGACACCGACTGGGCGCGTCGCTACCCCGCCCGCATCGCCCGCCTCGCCATCGTCGAGGGGCTCATGCGGCCGACCGCAGCCGTGTTGGCCGACCCGGACCGCCGCGGCGGCGACCGCCTCACCGACATCGGCGGCCCGGCCATCTTCGCCGCGAACCACCACAGCCACCTCGACACGCCGCTGATGCTCACGTCGATCCCCGAGCCGTGGCGCCACAAGCTCATCGTGGGCGCCGGCGCCGACTACTTCTTCGCCAACCGGGTCACCGGGGCCCTCTCGGCCCTCGCCATCGGGGCCATCCCCATCGAGCGCAAGAAGGTCACCCGCCGCTCGGCCGACCAGGCCGCCGCCCTCATCGACGAGGGCTGGAGCATGCTCATCTTCCCCGAGGGCGGACGCAGCCCCGACGGCTGGGGCCAGCCGTTCCGTGGCGGCGCCGCCTACCTGTCGCTGCGCTGCGACGTCCCCGTCGTGCCCGTGCACCTGCAAGGCACCGGCCGCATCCTGCGCAAGGGCAAGAAGCTGCCCACGCCGTCGTCCACGACGGTCACCTTCGGCGACCCGATCCGCCCCGACGAGGGCGAGGACTCCCGGCGCTTCGCCGCGCGCATCGAGGAAGCCGTCGCCGCCCTCGCCGACGAGACCGCCACCAACTGGTACGAGGCCCGGGTGCGGGCCCACCAGCGCACCAACCCCACCCTGGCCGGCCCCGAGGTCGCCAAGTGGCGCCGGGCCTGGGCCGTCGGCCCGACCCGCAAGGACGCGAAGCGCAAGCAGCGCTGGCCTCTCTGATCGTCCTTCGGCGGGAGGACTGATTTGAATGGCGGCGACCGGGGTCCTCCGGGGTAAAGTCGTTCTTCGCCTCGGACCGGGGCATCTGGGCAACGGCGCCGCTTGAACGTCCTCAGCGACGAGACGTAGCGCTCCGGTCGGCAGGCTCCGATTCGTGCTGGACAGCTGGATCGAGGAGGACGTGATGCGCGAGTTCGACGCGTGTGGCATCGGTTTCGTGGCGGATGCGCAGGGGCGCCCGTCGCGCCAGATCGTGACGGCGGCCCTCGACGGGTTGGCCAACGTGAAGCACCGCGGCGCCGTGGCCGCCGACGCCCTCACCTCGGACGGGTGCGGCGTCCTGCTGCCCCTGCCCGCCGCCCTCTTCGGCGAGGGCAACGGCGTGGCCACGCTGTTCCTCGACAACCAACTCCCGTCCGGTACCGACCTGCGCCCCTCCGTCGAGGAGGCCCTGGCCGCCGAAGGGCTCGCCCTCGTGGAGTGGCGGACGCCGCCGACCGACGAGTCCCACCTCGGCGCACTCGCCATGCAGAGCCTGCCGACCATCGTGCACGTGGTCTTCCGCGACGCCGACGGCGCGGCCGCGCAGTCGTCGGCCGACGAGATCCGGGCCTACCGGGTGCGCCGCCGGATCGCACGGACGCCCGGTGTGTACGTGGCGTCGTGCTCGTTCCGCACCATCGTGTTCAAGGGGCTCACCCCGGCAGACCACCTCCGCGACTTCTACGTGGACCTCCAAGACGAGCGCTTCACCGCGCCGTTCACCATCTTCCACCAGCGCTTCTCCACCAACACCCTGTCCACCTGGGAGCGCGCCCAGCCCTTCCGGATGCTCTGCCACAACGGCGAGATCAACGCCATCCAGGGCAACGAGAACCGCATGCGGGCGCGTGCCCAGCTGGGCACCGAGGCCGCTGGCCTCGGCCCCGAGGAGCTCTTCCGCCCGCTGCTCGACCCCGCCGACTCGGACTCCGGCAAGCTCGACGACGCGCTCGAGCTGCTCACCCGCGGCGGACGCGACGTCCGCCACGCCATGGCCATGCTCGTGCCCGAGGCCTGGGAGAACGCCAGCGAGCTCGACCCCGAGGTGCGGGGCTTCTACCGCTACCACGCCACGCTCATGGAGCCGTGGGACGGGCCCGCCGGCATCGTGTTCACCGATGGCGTCGGCGTCGGCGCCACCCTCGACCGCAACGGCCTGCGCCCGCTCCGCTACTCCATCTGCGAGGACGGCTTCGTGGTCTGCGCCTCCGAGGTCGGCGCGGTGGACGTCAGCGGCCACGGCACCGTGGAGCGCGGCCGCCTCGGCCCGGGCCAGATGCTCTTCGTCGACCCCTCCCGCGGCGTGCAGCGCAACCGTGAGCTGAAGGAGCGCCTCGCGGCCGCCGCGCCCTACGCCCACTGGGCCTTCGAGGGCCTCTACGACCTGCCCGTCGGCGAGCCCGTACAGGAGCCGCCTGCGGACCTCGAGTTCCGCCAGGCCGTGCACGGCTACACCAAGGAAGAGCTCGCCATGGTGCTGCGCCCCATGGCCACCGACGCGTACGAGCCCACGTTCTCGATGGGCGACGACTCGCCGCTGCCCCCGCTCGCGGGCCGCCCTCGCCCGGTGCACCACTACCTGCGCCAGCGCTTCGCCCAGGTCACCAACCCGCCCATCGACCCGCTCCGTGAGCGGCTGGTCATGAGCCTCGACACCGTGCTCGGCCCCCGCGCCGACCTGCTGTCCGAGGAGGGCGAGGCCGCCCGGCTCGTGCGCCTCGAATCGTTCTTCCTCTACCCCGGGGCCATCGACGAGCTCGAGCGCGACGAGTTGGCCGACTTCCCCGTGGCCACCCTCGATGCCACCTTCCCGGTGGCCGATGGCCCCGCCGGCCTGCGCGCCGCCATCGACCGGCTGGCGTTCGCCGCCGAGTCCGCGGTGCGTGGTGGCGCCGACATCCTCGTCATCGACGATGCCGACGTGTCCGCCGACCGGGCGCCCGTCCCGTCGCTGCTGGCCGTCGGCGCCGTGCACCACCGCCTCATCGCCAGTTCGCTGCGCTCGCTCACGAGCATCGTGTCGGTCGCCGACGACGCCCGCGACGTGCACCACGTCGCCGCCCTCCTGGGCTACGGCGCCGACGCGATCTGTCCCCGCCTCGCGCTGCAGACGGTCGGCGCAGAGGCCGACGCCAGCGATGACGAGGCCGCCATCAGCCCCGAGGCGCAGAACCGCTTCGAGGCCGCCATCGAGGCCGGCGTGTTGAAGGTCCTGTCGAAGATGGGCATCAGCACGGTCGACTCCTACCGCGGCGCCCAGATCTTCGAGGTCATCGGCCTCGGCGCCGAGGTCGTCGACGTGTGCTTCCGGGGCACGGCCTCGGTCGTCGGCGGCATCGGCTGGGAGCAGCTCGGCGTCGACGTGCTCACCAACCACGCCTCCGGCGAGCTCGCGTCGCCCGGCTACTACCGCGACCGCAAGGGCGGCGAGTACCACACCAAGGACAAGGAGGTCGTGGCCGCCCTCAACAGCCTGACCCTGGTCAAGGAGGTCCCGCCCATCGGCGCCGAGGGCGAGGAGGCCGCCACCGAGCGGGCCGAGGCCGACGTGAAACTGGCCCACCTGCTCCAGCGCGCCCTCAAGAGCGAGTCGTCCGAGGTCTACGACGAGTTCGCCCGCCTGGTGAACGAGCGGCCCACCACCGAGCTGCACGATCTCCTCGAGCTCGTGCCTGCCGGCGATCCGATCCCGCTCGACGAGGTCGAGCCGGCCAGCGAGATCGTCAAGCGCTTCTCCACCGGCGCCATGTCGCACGGCTCGCTGTCCCGTGAGGCCCACGAGAACCTGGCCCAGGCCATGAACCTCATCGGGGGCAAGTCGAACTGCGGCGAGGGCGGCGAGGACCCCTACCGGTTCTTCACCCGAGGCCAGGGCCGGGACGACAAGAACTCGAAGATCAAGCAGATCGCGTCGGGCCGCTTCGGCGTCACCCCCCAGTACCTCGCCCACGCCGACGAGCTCCAGATCAAGATGGCCCAGGGCTCGAAGCCCGGCGAGGGCGGTCAACTGCCCGGCCACAAGGTGTCCGAGGAGATCGCCCGCCTGCGCCACACGCAGCCCGGCGTGGGTCTCATCTCCCCGCCGCCGCACCACGACATCTACTCCATCGAGGACCTCGCCCAGCTCATCTTCGACCTCAAGCAGGTCAACGCCGCCGAGGTCTCGGTGAAGCTCGTGGCCGAGGACGGCGTGGGCACCATCGCCGCCGGCTGCGTCAAGGCGCTCGCCGACGTCGTGCACCTCAGCGGCGCCAACGGCGGCACCGGCGCCAGCCCGCTGTCGTCGATCAAACACGCCGGCCTGCCCTGGGAGATCGGACTGGCTGACTGCCAGCGCTCGCTGGTCGACAACGGCCTGCGGGGCCGGGTGAAGCTGCGGGTCGACGGCGGCTTCTTGAACGGCCGCCAGGTGATCGTGTCCGCCCTCATGGGCGCCGACGAGTTCTCGTTCGGCACCGCGGCGATGATCGCCGAGGGCTGCATCATGCTGCGCGCCTGCCACCGCGACACGTGCAAGCCGGGCGTGGCCACCCAGCGTCCGCACCTGCGAGCCAACTTCACCGGCACCCCCGAGGGCGTGGCCGCCTACTTCCTCTACATGGCCGAGGAGGTCCGTGGGTACCTCGCCGAGCTGGGCCTGCGCACCCTCGACGAGGCGGTGGGCCGCGTCGAGCTGTTGCGCCAGCGCGAGACCGGCGACGAACGCGCCGATGCCCTCGACCTCAGCCCGCTGATCGCCCCTCCCGAGCACCTCGACGAGCCCCGCCGCTTCCTCGAGCGGGTCGAGCTGCAGGACCCCCGCTCCGAGCTGGGCGACGAGGTCATGGCCGACGCCTTCCAGCGGGTCTGGGACGGCGACGAGATCGACCTGCACTACTCGATCCGCAACAAGGACCGGGCCATCGGCGCCGCCCTCTCCGGGGCCATCGCCCTCGAGTACGGGACCATGCCGCCGCTCGGCACCGCCCGCCTGCGCTTCGAGGGCTCGGCCGGCCAGAGCTTCGGCGCCTTCATCACCCACGGCGTCGAGCTCGAGCTCGTGGGCGAGGCCAACGACTACGTCGGCAAGGGCATGGGCGGCGGCACCATCGTCGTGCGTCCGCCCGCCAACGACGCCTCCGTGGTGATGGGCTCGGCGGCCGGCTCCCCGGTGCTGGCCGGCAACACGCTGCTCTACGGCGCCACCGGCGGCGAGCTGTTCGTGGCCGGCTCGGTGGGCGAGCGCTTCGCGGTCCGCAACTCGGGGGCGCTGGCCATCGTCGAGGGCGTGGGCGACCACTGCTGCGAGTACATGACCGGCGGCACCGTCGTGGTGCTCGGCCGGGTGGGCTCGAACCTCGGCGCCGGCATGACCGGCGGCCAGGTGTTCGTGTGGGACCCCGAGGCCGAGCGCCTCATGTCGCGCATCAACACCGACCTGGTCGAG
This Acidimicrobiales bacterium DNA region includes the following protein-coding sequences:
- a CDS encoding DUF2088 domain-containing protein, which produces MNPRPGFVLEVDKSTPPILFHHGEGFRLERLPAGRSRVIYAAEPLKALKDPDGAIRDALEHPIDKEPLRALLFPGMKLTIAFDDISLPLPQMRRPDIRQRVIEAVLDLAAEAGVDDVHLIAALALHRRMTEAELRHAVGDRVYDAFAPDGLLYNFDAEDRDNLAFLGETEKGEEVEISKRAAESDLVVYVNINLVSMDGGHKSTATGLASYRSLRHHHNVHTMQHSTSFMDQEHSALHSANWRMGKVIRDAGVKVFQIETTVNNNVFGTEGPMSVLQKREWEWSAKDRASFLAMSKGLKRMPSKAKRSVFNGWRAPMGMTGVYAGEIEAVHKLTTADVYRQQLVPVEGQTDILTMGLPYICPYNVNSVMNPILVMCLGLGYFFNMYKGRPLVREGGVLIMSHPTPWEFHPVHHPSYIDFFEQVLAETTDPVEIEKNFEKSFAEDEWYRHLYRTSYAYHGVHPFYMWYWGSHALKHLGATIIVGGDTRAVRRLGFKPASTLQDALEMASDVVGRDASITHFHNPPILMADVS
- a CDS encoding glutamate synthase subunit alpha codes for the protein MLDSWIEEDVMREFDACGIGFVADAQGRPSRQIVTAALDGLANVKHRGAVAADALTSDGCGVLLPLPAALFGEGNGVATLFLDNQLPSGTDLRPSVEEALAAEGLALVEWRTPPTDESHLGALAMQSLPTIVHVVFRDADGAAAQSSADEIRAYRVRRRIARTPGVYVASCSFRTIVFKGLTPADHLRDFYVDLQDERFTAPFTIFHQRFSTNTLSTWERAQPFRMLCHNGEINAIQGNENRMRARAQLGTEAAGLGPEELFRPLLDPADSDSGKLDDALELLTRGGRDVRHAMAMLVPEAWENASELDPEVRGFYRYHATLMEPWDGPAGIVFTDGVGVGATLDRNGLRPLRYSICEDGFVVCASEVGAVDVSGHGTVERGRLGPGQMLFVDPSRGVQRNRELKERLAAAAPYAHWAFEGLYDLPVGEPVQEPPADLEFRQAVHGYTKEELAMVLRPMATDAYEPTFSMGDDSPLPPLAGRPRPVHHYLRQRFAQVTNPPIDPLRERLVMSLDTVLGPRADLLSEEGEAARLVRLESFFLYPGAIDELERDELADFPVATLDATFPVADGPAGLRAAIDRLAFAAESAVRGGADILVIDDADVSADRAPVPSLLAVGAVHHRLIASSLRSLTSIVSVADDARDVHHVAALLGYGADAICPRLALQTVGAEADASDDEAAISPEAQNRFEAAIEAGVLKVLSKMGISTVDSYRGAQIFEVIGLGAEVVDVCFRGTASVVGGIGWEQLGVDVLTNHASGELASPGYYRDRKGGEYHTKDKEVVAALNSLTLVKEVPPIGAEGEEAATERAEADVKLAHLLQRALKSESSEVYDEFARLVNERPTTELHDLLELVPAGDPIPLDEVEPASEIVKRFSTGAMSHGSLSREAHENLAQAMNLIGGKSNCGEGGEDPYRFFTRGQGRDDKNSKIKQIASGRFGVTPQYLAHADELQIKMAQGSKPGEGGQLPGHKVSEEIARLRHTQPGVGLISPPPHHDIYSIEDLAQLIFDLKQVNAAEVSVKLVAEDGVGTIAAGCVKALADVVHLSGANGGTGASPLSSIKHAGLPWEIGLADCQRSLVDNGLRGRVKLRVDGGFLNGRQVIVSALMGADEFSFGTAAMIAEGCIMLRACHRDTCKPGVATQRPHLRANFTGTPEGVAAYFLYMAEEVRGYLAELGLRTLDEAVGRVELLRQRETGDERADALDLSPLIAPPEHLDEPRRFLERVELQDPRSELGDEVMADAFQRVWDGDEIDLHYSIRNKDRAIGAALSGAIALEYGTMPPLGTARLRFEGSAGQSFGAFITHGVELELVGEANDYVGKGMGGGTIVVRPPANDASVVMGSAAGSPVLAGNTLLYGATGGELFVAGSVGERFAVRNSGALAIVEGVGDHCCEYMTGGTVVVLGRVGSNLGAGMTGGQVFVWDPEAERLMSRINTDLVEAIRPEPDALVELRWLVERHVEKTESLRGSELLKVWDQATEQLWHILPRERVRRIEGGAARHVSAL
- a CDS encoding 1-acyl-sn-glycerol-3-phosphate acyltransferase; its protein translation is MPNPRALVSGWLRKQSFPITAPTTPGTVEPVERPGKVGADYDTDWARRYPARIARLAIVEGLMRPTAAVLADPDRRGGDRLTDIGGPAIFAANHHSHLDTPLMLTSIPEPWRHKLIVGAGADYFFANRVTGALSALAIGAIPIERKKVTRRSADQAAALIDEGWSMLIFPEGGRSPDGWGQPFRGGAAYLSLRCDVPVVPVHLQGTGRILRKGKKLPTPSSTTVTFGDPIRPDEGEDSRRFAARIEEAVAALADETATNWYEARVRAHQRTNPTLAGPEVAKWRRAWAVGPTRKDAKRKQRWPL